In Aedes albopictus strain Foshan chromosome 3, AalbF5, whole genome shotgun sequence, the genomic window cagtttgatgctgattttattgttcagcaaagttagataactaaatggtgattcctaagaaaatatacactgtgaaaaaaaatcttttttaacattaaaaaatatcatttttgtcacaaaaactcaaatatttcaaaaccctatctttttaccaacgcaatttttttagggaaaacggtccattgtattagcaatctaccataaaaatttggtgatgataaactaataaacaaaaaagttatgacaattcaaacattccacaattttcacatttagtaataatttttttttagtgtaaattaggctaatacaaatttcgattttctcttatgtcaccgccccctcgggaaattttggtcggaattcaacattttgaggggggcacaaataaaatgttcaagaaaatcaacaaatttaaggtgtaattcgagttccacagaaactttcttaataaatccgatgagtttatctatgttgcctaattgtttggatatttttccatcgaatacatttattatttatcatcctcccccttaacgagtcaacgagcgctgtgacaaaagaagaaaatgagatttgttcctgcctttatttcggccggaaatcgcagcttgaagctgattttattgttaatggccttgcgtgagtaaaacaagctgtttttattatgtattatgtatattatatgtacagtaatgttccgattttatcacgccctccgcgcattagtcgattattcattatttgctgttacatttgaggacaagtgttttccctcttcttcaaaatgaatgttgaaagcgtgttttgcaacgttaaaaatattgaaatgggtatagatgttgaagtatatatcaaagcatttttgaaaaggggcgtgattaattgtttaaactgatgtcgctgatggtacggtgacatgactctctgcacttagcacttctggcaatttctcagttgttgtcgttttcgaacttcctacgccctgctttaccgatgatatacagatggctcgtttgtcaaagtctagacggcaggacgtgcaaatgcgtaaatttggattcaatttgggcataaccagtctctttcagattatctatggtgctttcggtgagatttcgtaactcctttgatcatttttttttcatcaaacggtctacaagagagagttgagttgaagacctttgagaaagcgactgttcatgttgttcgttagattataataaacaaaatcacttattagttttaactgactagtttggtgttgtttgcttggctgaagaaaaaatttactatttaatatccatagcggtagtatttttttttttgctttttcgtgagcattgtcatggtatgtatacagacatacaaacgtaacactgacgaaattttcattgaccacgcctttaacgatcattttgaatcttggttgtggctttcataaccagaagagtgcccatcatttttctttgcgtttgacgtttcacactagcgccttctgatgacgatattgcacatcgcagtatttcgtgaaacatttccaccaggtgggggtagtgtgaactgggcgatggattttcacgtggtaggtaactctcatgcatttgttgttgttgaagttactcgcattcttccgatcataaagtctgttctctaagaggtatttttttgaagataaactagacgtatacgcgtatataaaacttttattatacagcttttgtcttaaaaataagtttaattccatttttcttataatcaacagcttttcaacactatcaagggattttttcaccagtcacgtacaataaaaagtatgacactctcaatatttttgatcaaaacactggatcgcgtctaagtttcaaatagatactatagaaattatgaataatcaaacaaaagtatcatgaaaacaacttgtttaattcaggcggtagcctttacaataaaatcagcatcaaaaaataattctcaaaataatttaggccgatgcaaatattatttttcttttatgtccgagacctctcatcgggtacgaggggggggacaaaaataaataaggaacaaacgaaaaaacaaaactattgaaaaattacaaattttaccaactattgaaaaaatatttttcaactattgaaaaatagttgcttgtaaaaaaaaattcctattgaaaatggagtcatgggacgccatgttttttttcgccccttcaatattttgggatttttgaaggggggggtgacataaaacaaattaaatatttgcatcggccttacacagaaaaaaaattttttttgttactaaatgtaaaaattgtgaaatgtttgaaatgtcataacttttttgtttatcagtttaccatcaccaaaattttatggtagatagctgatataaagggccatttcccctaaaaaattaacgttggtaaaaagatagggttttgagatatttgagtttttgtgacaaaaatcatatttttttaagtaaaaaaataaattttttacagtgtatattttctaaggaatcatcatttagttatctaactttgctgaaaaattcataacaatcgaaaaatccgtttttgctgtacagcttttagaatatttttgagctgttttagcatacacccttctgaaaagttagtcgtgagtgaatatgaaggtttgatatcgaaaaatgacgatttagatgaaattgaaaaactgtgcaaagtttcagatatttttgaaatggtcgctcaggatcgactgacatgactccgtggaattcctctaatgaGGGAGCGACAGTGGGTCTTAGGGGGTCTTTTAAAAGGGTACCGGAGAGTTTTCAGGAAATTGTAGAAGGTTCTATACTGCAGGTTTCATGGGACTTGCATTggcgtttcaaaaggtttcagaggcgtttcaaggagcTCAGGGAGTCCTAGGAAGTTTTAAAGAGGACTCAGGAGCTCTTATGAAACTTCAAAGATTTCACAGGGGTTTCCGNNNNNNNNNNNNNNNNNNNNNNNNNNNNNNNNNNNNNNNNNNNNNNNNNNNNNNNNNNNNNNNNNNNNNNNNNNNNNNNNNNNNNNNNNNNNNNNNNNNNNNNNNNNNNNNNNNNNNNNNNNNNNNNNNNNNNNNNNNNNNNNNNNNNNNNNNNNNNNNNNNNNNNNNNNNNNNNNNNNNNNNNNNNNNNNNNNNNNNNNNNNNNNNNNNNNNNNNNNNNNNNNNNNNNNNNNNNNNNNNNNNNNNNNNNNNNNNNNNNNNNNNNNNNNNNNNNNNNNNNNNNNNNNNNNNNNNNNNNNNNNNNNNNNNNNNNNNNNNNNNNNNNNNNNNNNNNNNNNNNNNNNNNNNNNNNNNNNNNNNNNNNNNNNNNNNNNNNNNNNNNNNNNNNNNNNNNNNNNNNNNNNNNNNNNNNNNNNNNNNNNNNNNNNNNNNNNNNNNNNNNNNNNNNNNNNNNNNNNNNNNNNNNNNNNNNNNNNNNNNNNNNNNNNNNNNNNNNNNNNTTATTcataaaagtcgtttccctcccttccaattcccactcacagcacagtatatataacgcctacaagttatgcaaccaaagcgtgctgtgccgcttgaccttattcacctcattcaccacacaatctatcaccttacgaacactataaatagtgttatccatggatcgcatcaccgacccaacggtgactcccagatctcccatcctttccgtctaacaaataccccaatccgtgctggatgtggggatgcagaggtgatctcggtctttagtagcaacaaccagcacactcttacattcctttcccttcccaactgactataaggacgtggccggcgccgttattgatccaaaatgtatgagctgctagaattgcactttgagaataagtggaatgtcccagcccttattcatttggatctcagtgcaattggtaccagctcagatcaatcacggagtagcaaccattgacatgtatagtcagatttgatcgttgatttgatttcaataacaacttaataatagcgaatttGTAAAATTGTTCAATAACAAATATTGAAACTAATATGATATTGATAATAATCAgaaaacaaaatgagttataatatcaaaatcaaagtggcctcgatgcagtgaaagcaataaaaataatatgtctaaaaataatcaagttcttcttcttcttctttgtgactgacttcttttttgacattttttgtccaaaatgtgtAGTTCATCGTGGAATTCAACTAGCTGATCCAAaacgtagactttcgtccatagaaaaattttaaaatatgtttggagcgcagactttggccagactctcCCTTCCGCCAAAAagtcaacgtggtttatgaacggcccctaactgAAACTGAAAAAAGGTATACTTATCATAGTGGTTATGAAACAAAAGACTGATAAGTTAGCTCTTTTACAGTTAGAATGTAATGCCAAATAGAAGAGAAGAGGAACTAgtgaaaatataatattttctctgctattaatgatcaaatatttgtaaagTTTCAATATCACAGTAATACCTGAACTTGTGCTACTACAAAacatgtagggaatcgcgccacttgggcggtggcttctatattcgtctgttttccactataactcagtcaaatttgaaccatttgacacaaattttggaatgtggtgagataggtatagtatctacccgtgtacaacatttcaagtcaattggttcaaaattgactgagttatagtggaaaacagacgaatatagaagccaccgcccaagtggcgcgataccctaattgcataataatttcaagaaaatgtaCCAATAGCATGATCATAAcaaacataggcgccaacttgtgacgtagttgggggggcgcaGCTCTCCAAAGTTGgacaatgttcaacttttttcaCCTCAATGTACTATTTTTCGCGTAAATATGTCTAAATTAGATaaactgcgtcgatattttcctaatttcattaattttgagaggccttgcccccccaactacgtcacaagttggcgcgtatgataacaaaataagattgtccaacaaaacatgttatggaacggtaatacctcaataagttaataaagcctgtatccgcaataatcgggacacagaaatatagctgtaactctgtaatagaaacattaaagttgctcaaattcggcctcataacatcttaagatgtgttcatttcacctacaaaattccatgtgaatcggtgcagtactttttgttgtagcaatgaaagagtagactgtgcgccattgaattttgtacagcccctagttttgcttgtcagcgctgtaacttttgaatttggcaaaggaaatggctgaacgTTTGAACACAAACTTCTTAACCTAAATTCgttacataggcaaaatttcaaaaaaatcgatgcgctatcaacaattttatagttgaaacatgtattgggactaaacgtgattttagcccctcagacagcaataagTCAGTACCCTTTATTGTTTTGATtgcactattgaaagtactacaccaataatcatcaaattttgcagacataatatacacatagtcaactaccttctgtgaaaatttcatgaaaattggcagagaaatacaaaagttatgcataggcaaacatcgcacatgaaaaacatgaaaaaatttcactaacactcactgcTATGAACACCAGtggctttcaaaccaattgataaaagtggatgaaattttgcaagaaagtgtctctataagtatcataactgctaacaaaatttcataataatcatCGCAGATTTtttaactgtagcgtaaaagaaccatctactatgcgaatgaaaattggtcatgattgtacaaaatgctttaaaccacgtctgtttgttttttatccacaatttaaagtaatgcatcgatttttatgaaatttggcgcagataataaacatacaccaaagagttcccagtcaattatttggccaattttaccgattcattacagagctgcagccgtacttctgtgtcccgattattgcggatacaggctttaataccAAACCAAGATTTAAAaccaggttttgtgattccgttgttcttattttgatattctcctctgctcgggttatatctcatgtaaaggtgcacaactctagcattccctttatgtgcatgatttctagctgaatttttattacaatttttttttttttgtgtagtataattcctatgggaatacctgcagaaacttctTAGAAACTTccttaattcctaaaaaaaaagtcGACaggcttctggaggaactctgctagtaattgcttgaaaaatttcaagagagattcctggggaaatcagtggaggaattgctgacgaaatctcttgaaaaaggtCAGCATGAATTCCTGCATGCATCACAGACGAAGACACTgacggaattctcggagaaacctctcgataaatttcggactGATCCCTGaatcattttctgaagaaatcttcggaagaactccgggaggtgcctctgaataaattctaagacgaatttcttatacaattctgaagggatttttaTACCAGGTAAAAATATAGAGATTAATTGCCTACggcacttctgaaaaaaaaaaagaattaacttctggaataatttttcaatgaaatttaattggaaaaaaaTGTATTGCATTAAAAatattcacggaggaatttcaaaggaacctctggaagaaattctgaagaaacttccagaagaacttctggaagaacatcTGAAAACGTACATGTTAACCTGTGAAAGAATACCCGGGTGATCTTCTGAAAGCATTTTCGAACtaattgttggaatttttggaggaccaTCTGAATGTATTGCCAAATGAACTTCTAAATCAATTCCCGGAGAAGCATCTGAATGAATTCTGGCAGAAACATTGTGAtgaattttcttttaaaattttgaaacaatttctataggaacttctggaagcgttcccaaaataaatttttatcattttcttcGCGAGTTCATCTGAAAGTTCCTAGTTTCAGATGAACTCGCGAAGTAACATCAGGAGAAACTctctatggaatttctgaaacattgaTGAAACATCTGGAAGCATCCCATGATGAAATTTgatgaattctcggaagaacATCTGCAAGAATTGCCACAAAAAATGGAAGAACCGGAGGACCACCTTGGACTATCAAAATACAAGAATataccaaaaataataaaaatcggTAATAAAAATCCTCTCCTGGGAATGTCAACCTACCTACAGTGGTAACCATGCTGTTTTCAAAGTTTCCGAGGTGCTTTAAATATGGAAGCAAAGAATCCCTCTTCCTTTCAAAACTATCAGTTGGATTCCGTAGTGTCGGGTACCACCCAGAATCTTTCCACAACTTTCTTCTGTGAGAGGGCAATGCCGCTTAAGCCTTAACCTTCGAGTCAAGACATAAGGGTATCCCATCTCAGGAAGAGGCTCGCATATGAAGTGAcactaactttcttagcaacgtcactcccaacgttttttttttgcttcatatGTATACATACATGTATACATACATATTGTATTCAATGacgctgcgcagtaggcctggccgctttagtGCTTGTAATACATGTCCAGTCCATGTCCAATGTACTTGCCTGCAATGGCAATAAAAACACTAGAAGTAATCGATTCTAtcgttttccaggattctttcaatgaatggcagtGTATATGAGTTAAAGATCACTCCTCGAGGCCGGATGCATCATCAAGGGACTTGGCCCATCGCTTAAGCCaagtccaacaacaacaacaacaagtagCCGTCACGTTGGATTCAATTAGTCGCCACCAGTCCAATCCATCTGCTTCCCTAGCATAATCCGACACCGCACAACACGTTGCACTTatggccaatttcttcaccctggcttaagcgttaaaccaggctcaactatatgggtaagcctggcttaccggttaagccgaggtgaagaaatcgacccttagaTACTGTCCCGCGCATGCAgcaacgacgatgatgacgacgacgacgacgacgatagcaCCCATGGCATGTTGGCAGAATTCCTGGTAAGGAGCTAGGTCAGCAGTTAGGGCTTTGATGATAGGTTTGGAgtaattttaatttgaataaaCGCGCACTTCAGTTTTAGGCGCAGTCGAGTTAACAAGTATCTTGTTTTTTAAAAACGAACTACCGAACCTCCAACTCATAAGTTATGTATACTACATCACAACTCTCTTCTATAATTCTCCGTTCTCTCCCCAAAATGTCTATTTGCTCCCAAAACTCCCAATCCATCGCCAAATAATAAATCCATTTAGCTTCTGCAATCATCCGATTTCTATTACCTATCGGAATCTAAAACTACTCAAGTTTACAAGCTGACCAGGAAAAGAGGTCTAAATCGTCTTGGTAAAAGGTTCTTTACTATTAGCTCATAGTTAAATAAGGAGAGAGTTATTTCGGATTATCTCAGATAGACACATCAGATACGATtatttttttgattaaaaaactTTATATTTCCTGAACGATTGTTACACTAAGCTAATAAGCAACTTCTGGCTGCATAATACTATAAAGCTCTATCAAATCCTTGCGTGAGCTCAAACCCAATAATCGTCACATTCTCTCGCAAACTCTTCCCAAAACTGTTCACCCACTGAGCAAAGCTTCCAAAAGCTCCTCATCGTCGTCCGAATTTTGCCCGTTGAACACTTCCATCTCGTGCAGGAAATCGAAAATGCATTGATCTTCGCCGTCGTAGTACAATCGCATGATGAACACTGTGCCCGGGGCAACTGTTTGCAGCATCTCTTTCTCCTCCGCTGGTATACAGCTGCCAAACTCGGTCAGGTTCTGCATTTCCGGCTTGGACACTAGCCCATCTCGTTTGACCACCACCAAGTACTCGGCATCTGCCTTCGCAAACGCCAACTTGGTTTCCGTCCATCGTGGGTTGAGAGACTCGACGTTGTCGACTTCCGTTGGGACGAAATTACCCGCAAGTCGATGATAGATGAACGCTCCGGCGAATCCACCCAACAGCGCGGCAACCAGCACAAGCCAAACGACACCCACTCGCAGTGAAGGACAACCCTGTCTAGCGGGAAGCACTCTGCCTTCAATATCGTACTGCACTTTGTGGTCCATGGTGGCGGCGATGATGTATTCTCCTCTCGTGGCGATCGAAGCAAGACTGAATTGATTCAATTATCGGGATGGCTATTTAAGTTACTATCAATGATCGGTACCTATAGGATTAGGTAAGTACATCATGATGAATGAACGCGTGCTCCGTCtagatttcccatgggaaaaagTACCCACGTCCGATGCACAGGAATAGCAAACTATCCCTCTTTTACCTACTGGGAGCAAAACAAGCATTCGTCATGCATACCTAATAAAtcaaaagagagagagagtgatcaTTTTGGTTTGGGAAATTATACACAATTTCAGGGATTGTCGTGAAAATGTTTGTAAACCCAACTTGCGACATGTGATGCGCGATAAGGCGTCTGAGGGTGATCTCATCCCATCAGGGCTTCCAACTACCTATAAGACTCGGAATTGCATCAGACAGAATGTTTCGGAAGAATAGCGTACAGATCCGCGCAAAGTAAAACATTTAAATTACGGTAAATCAAGTCATTTCAATTACATATTCGCGTAGGTATTTAGGGAATcgcaccacttgggcggtggcttctatattcgtctgttttccactataactcagtcaaatttgaaccaattgacacaacttttggaatgtggtgagataggtatagtatctacccgtgtacaacatttcaagtcaatcggttcaaaattgactgagttatagtggaaatcagacgaatatagaagccaccgcccaagtggcgcgataccctaggtaaccttatgtattttcggcagttttgttctcttcgtgatgttttttttttgaacctgttgaactcagagctggcctcaaatcctttccaatCCAGCTGATTTATAAGGCCAAGTTGACGAAGTGACAAAGAAAGCAAACCAtgagcgtagccagaggggggtccATGCACCCCCCTGACTGTCATAATTTtacttttaacccttatgtggccggaagggtacccgggtacccagcacctatttaaaatacacggtgtagaaaaaagcaaaaagtttgccggccacataacggttaatatgaGCCAAATCAAGATtataagagttccagaaaaatagtttattttttattaatttaggattttatccgtaattattatttttttttctcgtaaataacaagaatttcaccaagtatttctcTAAGAGCTGTAATTATCGGGTAAATTGGTAGGGAGCAGTACTGAGACTCCCCGAATCAATAGCCTCAGGGTCGGTACGTTCACGTCCCGTAACTCGCGGGCAAGGAACTCTCGCACTTAGAAATAGATAACCACAACAGCACTTCACGGACAACTACACAGGATCCTAACACTACTGTTCTCTCCTTCTATCTCCCACTTTCTTATAACTAATCTGAGCTTTCACGTTGGGGGCCCCTTTGTCAGCAACTCCCCACCACACCTGTGCTGCACAGCGTCCTGGATGCTGTGCGCGATGGCGGCGAGCAGGACTTCGTACAGCAGGCGTACGCGATGGCGGCGCACGGTACCTTGCACTGCTATGAGCGGCAACGTGCTTCGGGTTTGGGTGGTTTGGGGTGGCACTACACGGGTTCCTGAACCTCCTACGTGTCACGGTCCTGCCGATATGGTGACGGGTCGGCCTTCGGCAAGTTCTGTGCCGGAATTCGCCCAGATGGTCACGGAGACGACGTAGGGAAATCGGTCTGGCACTTTCAAGTCAATAAACATCGGGGTTCTGTAACACAGAGAGAGCATTACTCACACGTTTTAAATGTTACGGTTACTGGTATTACCTGTAGTACACTTCTCTGGCACTTCTTCCACTTTTCAACTTTCTCCAATAACTCTGCATAGaactttcaaaacttttactTAGAATTCTTCTGTTTTAACTTTAAGCCTTCAAACTGTCTTAGTCGACGAACTCTGGGCAAGTTATAGCATACCGAGTCGTTGACTGCCTTGAGGTTCATGACCTCGTTCCTCGGTCATTGCCCTCTCCAGCAGCCATCCCATTTCTCAATGGACCCGTTACTCCACCCTTCATGGCCGCTCAATGAGTGGTAACCAGTCCCTCTGGTGGTGGGATTTTCAACTACAGTGTGTAGTATTGATGGTTGCTGTTTAGGGTGGTGGAGCCTGACGTTGTCCTATCTAGCCTATCGGGAGCTATAAGCTGGTTGGAATCTACACTAAACACGAGTATTACCTGCCATTTAACATTTTAACATTTATGAATTACTTTAGGGACACTAGGCTGGCGGCTTATTTTCGAAAAGAATTATTTTTATTCACAGAAGCACGCTAAAAGATTTGAATTTGGTCAAGCGGTTAAAAAGAAATCGGGCCCTAaggtcatttttattttgtaaaacggagaaaaaaatcaaattaaaaattcaaaaaggcatattttgcgtgactttggaaaaaaagaaTGTTCTACAAGTtaataaaaaaacaatttttaagagatttaaaaaatattgaaaattgattaaaaattgaaaaaagttatggcacttgaagtggaAACACCTTTTTATAActcaaaaattcaactttgaggtgattgcgccacctctaaatctcaatttatcacgaattcttcaacggcctcgattttatcaccgtcgatataaattcagggtggcgggcgcggtgataccttcctggaaccctttgccatcactttgccttcgacacattaatgactaatccgattcgcctggcttcactctt contains:
- the LOC134291805 gene encoding uncharacterized protein LOC134291805, which codes for MDHKVQYDIEGRVLPARQGCPSLRVGVVWLVLVAALLGGFAGAFIYHRLAGNFVPTEVDNVESLNPRWTETKLAFAKADAEYLVVVKRDGLVSKPEMQNLTEFGSCIPAEEKEMLQTVAPGTVFIMRLYYDGEDQCIFDFLHEMEVFNGQNSDDDEELLEALLSG